Part of the Streptomyces sp. NBC_01460 genome, GTCCTGGTGGACGGCGGCGGCGCCGTGCTGGGGAGGGTCAACCTCGTCGATGTCGCAGGCGGCTCCGCCGAGCTCGGGTACCGGATCGCCGAGCACGCGGCGGGGCGGGGGCTGGCCACGTCGGGGGTGCGCGAGGTGTGTGCGCTCGCCCTCGATCGGTACGGTCTGACCGCCCTGCGGGCGGAGACGACGGTGGACAACGCCGGTTCCAGGGCCGTGCTGGCACGGACGGGATTCGTGGAGACGGGTGCGATCACGCTGGTGGGGAAGCCCGGCCTGCGTTTCACCCGCGATCTGGTGGAAGCGGGACACTGAGCTGCGGCGACCGTCGGCATCCGCACGCCCCGGACACGGATCGGTGGCGCACCGCGCGCCGCGGTACGCCACCGACGAGTCCGTCCGTGCGGTGATCAGTCGTCGTCGATCTGCTCGTCCGTGATCGTGCCCTTGGCCGCGTCGACGTCGAAGGTGGTCTTGTTCCAGTCCTTGGTGACCACGTCGACCTGCCAGACCAGAACGTTGCTGTCGTTCTCGTCGAGGCCGATCGAGGTGACCCAGCCCTGCGTCTTGTCCGTGGCGACCTTGGCGGCCTGCTGAGGCGTCTGCGTGGCCTTGGAGAGCTGGTCCGCCAGCTCCTGCTTGTCCGCGTCGCTCTGATCGGCGTCCGGGCCGGAGTCGATGACGGCTCCGGACACCGCGTCGATGGTCACGTTGTGTGCCGTGCCGTCCTTCTCGGCGACCTCCGCGACCCACTTCGGGCCGGCGGAGCTGCCACTGGGGCTCGGGCTGCCGGACGCGCTCGGGCTCCCCGACGGGCTCGGGCTGCCGCTGGGGCTCGGGCTGCCGCTCGCGTCGTCCTCGTCGTCGAGGCCCTCGAGGTCCAGATCGGTCAGCTTGCCACCGGACACCTCACCGACGGCCGTCGTGGCGGCCTTGTCGTAGGTGACCTTGACGGTCGAGAGCAGGTCCTTGCGCTCGGTCTGGTCCTCGGTCAGCTGCGCCGTCCCGGAGGGACTGCCCGAAACGCTCCCGGAGGGGCTGGTCGTCTGGTTCGGAAGGACCTTCGCGGCCTCGGAGGTCTCCGCGGCGGTCTTGTCGCCGCTTTCCTGACCACAGCCGGTCACGAGGGTGGCGGCAAGAGCAGCGGCGCACAGGGCACCGCCGGCGACGCGGAGCCGGCGGGTACGCGGGGAAACGGTCTTGTTTCGACGGGGCTCAAATCTCATGCTGGCATCCCTAGCCGCCTCCGCGAACAGTCATGTTGTCCGACCGGCGGGTGTCACCCGATCGACGGCGCCGTCCGCCCATTCGGCGTGTCGTGCGACTCGCCATGGACACGTCTGTACATGCGTAGGGCGCCGGTCCGTCGGAACCGGCGCCGTCGTCGGGGACGCGCTGTGGTGTCAGGCGGTCAGCTGGACCTCGGCCGGGCCCGCCGCCGTACCCAGCGATCCCGCCGAGGGAACGGCGCTCAGCTGCGCCGACGCTGCGGCCAAGGCGTCGGGCACGGCCCTGGTCCCGGTGGTGACGCAGAGAGTGTAGGAGACGTCCTCGAGTTGACGGCTACTCTCGGAAGTGCCCAGCCGTGCATGGGCGTTTCGCAGTGTCTCGTAGCGCTTGACGAGATTCCGCAGCGTTGCGGGATTGGCCATCAGCACGGCAGTTCCTCTCCACAGGGCGGCCGGGAGCCCGTGGGCCCCGCGCCGACGAAATCCGATCGCGCCGGCGGTGCCGCCTGGCGTCACGGGCGGCCGTGCGAAGCTGACAGCACGCGTCCGGTCCCTTGCAGTTGATGGTCGCTCCGCCTCACCCATTCCGCATCCGCAGTCACGTACGGTCACGCGGCCCGTTTCCCGGGGCGCCGCACGCCTCGGTGGGAAACAATGGAGGGACGGGCCGACGGCTGCCGCCGGGCCCGGTCGGGAGGTCGGTCATGGATTACCCGGAGAGTTACGAACTCATCTTCCAGGCGGGCGGCGCGGAGGACGATGTCGTCGCCGTCCATCTCACGGCGCGTTCGGGCGCCGGCGGTTACCCGGTCTACGAGGACGAGACGGGAATCGTGCGCGCCGAGATCAGTGAACGGGGCGAGGTCCGCATGCAGGCGAGCGGAGGCCACCAGGTTCTGGGAGTACCCCTGCTGGCCCGGCCACTGAGCCCCGGGGGCACTCCCCGCGGCGCCGACTGACCGGTCCGGAAACGGCTCGGCGGACGTGCGGCACGTCCGTTCCTGCCCGCTTCTCGTCCGAATGTGTTTACTTTCCTGAGGTGCGACCGTAGTCTGCCGATGAAACCACAGACTCGGGCATGAACGGATACGCAACCACATGTACGCACCGGAGCGGCAGCAGGAGATCCTCCGCATCGCCGGCGAGAGCGGCCGCGTCGACGTCCTGTCCCTGGCCGAGCAGTTCCAGGTGACCGCGGAGACGGTTCGGCGCGATCTCAAGGCCCTCGACCGGGCGGGACTCCTGCGCCGGGTGCACGGCGGTGCCATCCCCGCCGGGCGGCTCGGTTTCGAACCCGACCTGGCTGAGCGCGACACCGTGGCCGCCGACGAGAAGGACCGCATCGCCGCCGCCGCGCTGGGTGAACTCCCCACCGAGGGCAACATCATCATCGACGCCGGGACGACGACCGTCAGACTGGCGGCCGCCGTCCCGATCGACTCGCGCCTCACCGTCGTCACCCACGCCCTGCCGGTGGCAGCACGTCTGTCCGACCATCCCGGGATCGCGCTGCATCTGGTGGGCGGCAGGGTCCGTCACCGCACCCGCGCGGCCGTCGACGCCTGGGCGCTGAGCGCCTACGCCGAGATCAACGCGGACGTCGTCTTCCTCGCCACCAACGGTTTCTCCCCCGAAGGCGGTCTGACCACCCCGGATCTGGCGGAGGCCGCCGTGAAGCGCGCCGTGATCGCGGCTGCCCGCCGAGTGGTGCTCCTCGCCGACTCGGGCAAGTCCGGTCAGGAGCATTTCGCGCGGTTCGGCGATCTCTCCCACGTCGACCTGCTGATCACCGATACGGGGCTCAGCCCCGAGGACGCCCGGGCCATCGAGAGCCGGGGCACGGAAGTGGTACGCGCATGATCCTCACCGTCACCCCCAACCCCAGTCTGGACCGCACCTACGAACTGCCGGGGCTGACCCGTGGCGCCGTCCTGCGGGCCACCGCCGACCGCGTCGACCCCGGCGGCAAGGGCGTGAACGTCTCCCGGGCCGTCGCCGCCGCCGGGCACCGCACCGTGGCCGTCGCGCCGCTCGGCGGTCCGGAGGGCGCCCTGCTGGCCCGGCTCCTCGGGGAACGCGGCATCGAGGCCGCCGGGGTCCCGATCGCCGGCAGCACCCGGGTCAACATCACCCTGGTCGAGCCGGACGGCGCGCTCACCAAGGTCAACGCCCCGGGGCCCGACATCACCCCCGCCGAGGCCGAACGCCTGCTGGACACCGTCCGGGTGCGGTCGGCGGGCGCCGACTGGATCGCCTGCTGCGGCAGCCTGCCGCGCGGACTGTCTCCGCGGTGGTACGCCGAGCTGGTCGCCCGCGGCCGCCGTGCCGGCCTCCGGATCGCTCTCGACACCTCGGGCGCCGCGCTGATGGCCGCGCTGCCCGAGCGGCCGGACGTGATCAAGCCGAACACGCAGGAACTCTCCGAGGCCGTGGGCCGTCCGCTCGCGACGGTCGGTGAGGCGCTCAAGGCGGCGCAGGAGCTGTGCGAGCTCGGGGCGCGCTCCGTGCTCGCCAGCCTGGGGGCCGTGGGCCAGCTGCTGGTGGAACCGTCCGGAGCGTACTTCGCCGTGGCACGGGTGGACGCGGTCCGCAGCGACGTCGGCGCGGGAGACGCCTCCCTCGCGGGGTTCCTGTCCGCCGGCGGGACGGGCCGGGCCGCTCTCTCGGCCGCGGTGGCCCATGGCGCGGCAGCCGTGCAACTGCCCGGGAGCGCCATGCCGACCCCCGCCGACCTCGATCCGTCGGCGGTGGTCACCACCGCCGACGTCCCCCTGGACCTGGCCCTGACGGAGCGGTCCCCGTGACCTCCGCACGCCTGTCCTGCCGTACGACGCCCCCGTCCCCCGAAACCGCCGCCCGGCGGTCCACGAGCAAGGAGCCCCGCGATGAGTGAGCTCATCACCGCGGACCTGGTCGACCTCGATCTGTCCGCCGAGACGAAGAGCGCGGCCGCCCGTTCACTGGCCGGACGAATGGTCGCGGCCGGCCGTGTCACCGACCTCGACGGCTTCCTGGCCGATGTGGCGGCCCGTGAGGCCCAGATGCCGACCGGTCTGGACGGCGGCATCGGAATCCCGCACTGCCGGAGCGAGCACGTCACCACGCCGACCCTGGCCTTCGGCCGCAGCGCGCGGGGCATCGACTTCGGGGCGCCGGACGGGCCCGCGGACCTCGTCTTCCTGATAGCCGCGCCCACGGGCGCGGACGACGACCACCTCACCATCCTCTCGGGCCTGGCACGACGGCTCATGGACCCCGGATTCACCGGCGCGCTGCGGGCGGAGACCGACCCGGCCGCAGCCGCGGCCCTGGTCCGCGGCGAAGAGGCGGCCGCACCGGCCGCGGGCACCGAGGACGCTGTCGCGGCGGCCCCGGAGACGACCGAGCCGTTCCGGGTCGTCGCCGTCACCTCCTGTCCGACCGGTATCGCGCACACCTACATGGCCGCGGAGTCCCTGGAGGCGGCGGCGCGCGCCCAGGGGGTCGTGCTCCACGTCGAGACGCAGGGCTCGGCCGGCTTCGAGCGGCTGGACCCTGCGGTCATCGCCGCTGCCGACGCGGTCATCTGGGCGCACGACGTCGACGTGAGGGAGAGGGCGCGGTTCGCCGGGAAGCCGGTCGTCGACACCGGGGTGAAGGCCGGGATCAACCGGCCGGCCGAGCTGATCGCCGAGGCCCGCCGCAAGGCCGAGCGCGGTGAGGTCGGCAGGATCGCCGGCCCGGGCGACGAGACCGGCACCGGTCCGGAGGGAGCGTCCGCGAACCTCGGTGTGCGGCTGCGTACCTATCTGATGTCCGGCGTCAGTTACATGGTTCCTTTCGTCGCGGCCGGAGGACTGCTCATCGCGCTCTCCTTCGCCATCGGCGGCTACGAGATCGCGAGCGCGAAATCGGTGGCGGACCACTTCGTCTGGGGTGAGGCGGCCGGCTGGGCCGCCCTGCTCAACCAGATCGGCACCGCCGCCTTCGGCTTCCTGGTCCCGGTGCTGGCGGGGTACATCGCCTACGGGATGGCGGACCGGCCCGCACTCGTCCCGGGGTTCGTCGGCGGCTCCGTCGCGCTCACCGTCGACGCGGGCTTCCTCGGCGGTCTGGTCGCGGGTCTGCTGGCCGGCGCCGTGGTGATGGCGATCCAGCGGGTGAAGGTGCATCCCACGCTGCGCGGCATCATGCCGGTGCTGGTGATCCCCCTGCTCGCGTCGATCGCGGTCGGCTTCCTCATGTTCATCGTGGTCGGCAAGCCGATCGCCTCGCTCCAGAACGCTCTCACCGACTGGCTGAACGGGCTGTCGGGGTCCAACGCGGTCATCCTCGGCGTCGTCCTCGGCCTGATGATGTGCTTCGACATGGGCGGCCCGCTGAACAAGGTGGCGTACGCCTTCGCGGTCGGCGGGCTGGCCGACCCGACGCCCGGCAGCCTCAAGGTCATGGCCGCGGTGATGGCGGCCGGCATGGTGCCTCCGCTGGCGATGGCGCTCGCCACGACCGTACGCCGCGGGCTGTTCACCCGGACCGAGCGGGAGAACGGCCGCGCCGCGTGGGTGCTGGGCGCCTCATTCATCACCGAGGGGGCGATCCCGTTCGCGGCTGCGGATCCCCTGCGGGTGATCCCGTCGGTCATGGCCGGCGGCGCGGTCACGGGCGCACTGTCCATGGCCTTCGGCTGCACGCTCCGCGCCCCGCACGGTGGTGTGTTCGTCGTCCCGCTCATCGGCGAGCCGTTCCTCTACCTGCTGGCGATCGCCGTCGGCACCGCGGTGTCCACCGCGCTGGTCGTCGTCCTCAAGGGCATGCGGCGCACCCCCGCGTCCGCCGCACCGGCCGACGACGGATCGGGCGTCGCCGTGGCCGTCTGATCCACGCCCCTCCCTGTACGACATCCCTCTTCACCCAAGGAGTGCACCCGTGTACCAGCGCACCGTCTCCGTAGGCTCCCGCAGCGGCCTCCACGCCCGTCCCGCCTCGCTCTTCGTCCAGGCGGCCGTGCGCCAGCCCGTCCCCGTCACCGTGGGGCGCGAGGGAAATACCCCGGTCGATGCCCGGAGCATGCTCTCCGTGCTCGCTCTGGCCGCTCAGCACGGTGATCTGCTGGTGCTGTCCGCCGAGGGCGAAAGCGCGCCCGATGCCGTCGATGTGCTGGCTACGCTCCTGTCCGAAGACCTCGACGGCAAGGACTGACAGTGACCGAGTTGTGGGATGCGGCGGGTGAGGGCGTACTGCCACTGCCCTCGGGACGGCTCGTGCGGGGCCGCGGTCTGAGGCGTCCGCTTCCCGAGGGGGCCGAACCCACCTTCGCGGTTCATCTCCTGGGTGGTCCCCCGCCTCCCGTCGCGTGGGAGTCACGGTGGCTGCGCTGGCCGGACTTCCGGCTGCCCGCCGACCGGAAGGCGGCACGCTCCGTGCTGAGGGAGGCGTGGAGCCGCGCTCCGGGTGAGCGGGTCGAGGTCGCGTGCGGAGGGGGCCGGGGACGGACGGGCACGGCTCTCGCCTGCCTGGCCGTGCTGGACGGGGTCCCGGCGGAGGAGGCGGTCGCCTACGTACGCCGGAACTACCACCCCAAGGCCGTCGAGACGCCCTGGCAGCGGCGTTACGTGGTGCGCTTCGCGGGGGGCTGACCGGCTGCCGCGGCGCCGGTCATGGAGGTCACTCCACCGTGTGCGGAGCCGGAACCGTTGCTCCGCCGCCGGCGCGTACCGCCTCCACGACGCTCTGGTGGAGGGATCTGCTCGCTTCCTCCGAGGGGCACGGCACCGGACTGCCGGCCAGTGTGAACCAGTCCGAAGCGCCGCTGTACTGCACGGCGACCTCGGCCAGCTCCTCGGTCCACGTCGTGTGCACGGTGAGATCACCGCTCACGACACCAATCTCTTCGGTGCGCACTCCGCCGGTTCCCGCGAAGACACCGAGGGTGGTCCACGATGCCCAGTTCATGACGCGTCGCCTTTCGGGACAATGACAAGCCTGTCAAGCGGACTTGTTGTCGAGTATGGCACCGGGAACCATCACCCGCACGGGTGTGCCCGTGAGTATCCGCCCGGTGACTCCGGGACGCCGTCACGGATGCATGGACGCGCCCTTGAGGATCTTGTCGACGGCGTTGCGCGGGCCGTACACGGCCAGGCCCACCAGGTCCATCGTGTCCCTGCGCACCGCGCGCACGGCGGCCCTGTTGGCCTCGTCGTGGCCGGTGGCGAACAGGTCGGAGGTGAAGACGGCCGTGGTGACGCCCCGGCCGACCGCCTTGCCGTGCGCGCTCGTCAGGAGCTCCTTGGACCCGGCGAAGACGAGGACGGGCTGCCGGAACATGGGCAGGTACGGGGTGTCGTCGGCGTCGGCGTACGGTTCGCCGATCACCTCGGGCAGCCGGGTACCCAGGCCGCTCACCAGGAAGGCGGTGACGTTCAGCCGCTGCCAGGTCTCGAGGTCGTCACGGAGCAGCACAGCGATCTTGGTGTCGAAACGTACGGGTGCGTTGTCGTCGGTCATGGCAAGGAGTCTGCCGAGCCCGGCCCCCGGACGTCTTGTACGAAGTTTGCGTGCCGGCCGGTCCGGAGCGCTCTTGTACGATTCGTCCATGGGAGCACGTCCGGACATCACCGCGTGGCGCCCGCGCGTCGAGGGGATCGACGAGGTCTTCCACGCGCACTTCGCCGACCACGCGTACCCGATGCACACGCACGACGCGTGGACGCTGCTCATCGTCGACGAGGGAATGGTCCGCTACGACCTGGACCGTCATGAGCACGGGGCACCCAGTTCGGTGGTGACGCTGCTGCCTCCGCACGTCCCTCACAACGGCGGCGCCGCGACCCCCGGCGGGTTCCGCAAGCGCGTGCTGTACCTGAACACCTCACAGATCGACGCGGACCTCGTCGGGCGTGCGGTGGACCGGCCGGTGCTCCGGGATCCGCTGCTGCGCCGGCGGGTCGATCAGCTCCACCGCACGCTCGAGCGTCCTGGGGACGAGATGGAGGCCCAGAGCCGCCTCGCGCTCGTGTCCGAGCGTCTCGCAGGGCACCTGCGCGACGAGTCCGTCTCCCCGCGGGTGCCCGACCGCCGCATCGCGTACGCGCTCCGGGATCTGCTGGACGAGCACGTCGTCGAAGGGGTGACGCTCCGCGAGGCGGCGGAGCGGCTGCACTCCCACCACACCCATCTGGTGCGGGCCTTCGGCCAGGAGTTCGGCATGGCTCCGCACCAGTACCTCACGGGGCGCCGCGTGGATCTGGCCCGCCGCCTGCTGCTCGGGGGTATGCGGCTGCCGGAGGTCGCGGCCTCGGCCGGGTTCTACGACCAGTCCCACTTCTCGCGGCACTTCAAGCGCGTGGTCGGCACGAGTCCCGGGCACTACGCGCGCCCCTGAGCCGAGGCGGCTCAGCGGCGCTCGAGTGCCCCGCGGACGAACGCCGCCTGACCCGCGTGCTGCAGGTCGTCGGCGATGACGCTGATCAGCCGCACGCCGAGGGTCACCGGGGGCGACCAGGAGTCGTCCACGACGCGGTCGAGGGCCCGCCCGTCGAGGCCCCGGACGAAGTCCAGCGTCTGCTCGCTGACGGCGTCGAAGTACCCGAGGAGCAGGTCGGGCGAAGCCACCCGCACGGAACCCACCTGGGCGCTGCTGTGGCCGTAGCCGGTCGCCCCCTTCTCGAGGGGCAGCTCGAAGCGGGATGCCCAGTCCTGCGCGAACCAGATCTGCTCGGTTCCCGCCGCGTCGGCGACGTGGTCGTCCTGGACGCGCGTGAGGTGCCACACGAGCCAGGCGATGGAGTTCGCGTCGGCGTCGAGTCTGGCGTTGAGGTCCTCGGCCGGGAGACCCTCGACTGCGGTGTGCACCGCTTCGTGGACGCGGTCGAACGCGTCGGCGAGAATGCCTGCACTGTTCATACGACCACCATGGCCGGTCCGCGGACGGGGCCATGGCTTCGACACGCGGCCGTCACGGCTCACGGTTCCTGTCAGCCGGGCGGGTCGCTGTAGCGGACGGTGACCTTCTCGAATCCGAGCGAGCCGAGCAGACCCTGGAGCATGGAGGTGGTGTTCTTCTCGGCCCGTTTCCTCAGGCCGCTCTCCTCCGCCGCCTCTCCGATGTGCTTGGCCGCGAGCTTGTTGACCGCCTGCTCGCTGCCGGGGTTGTCGGAGAAGAAGTCGCCGAGCCGGTCGAGGATGCCTCGCTGCTTGGACACGGCGTAGGAGCGGTCGGGGTCGAGGGCGGGCTTGCCCAGTACCGCGTGGGGCAGCACGAGTTCGGCCGTGGTGCGGTCCTCGTTGACGGTCACGCCGTCGGCACCGACCTTGCCCAGGTCGACGGAGGCTCCGACGGTACCCGCGCCGACGTACAGCGTCCTTGTGCCGCGGATGGCGTCGGGCAGGTACTTGGCGTCCTTCTCCAGGTCGACGACGACCTGGAAGTTGCCGGAGGCCGCCTCGTAGGCGCTCATGTCCTGGACGGACTTGAGCACCGCGGGCCCTGAGCGGTCGTTGGTCTTCTCCTCGAAGAGGTCTCCGAGCCCCGGGATCAGGCTGAGCCGCGATCCGAGGAGCAACAGGACCAGAGCGGCCGCGCACACGCCGGCGAACGGCAGGCATCCTCGCGTGCGGGCACGGCGGCGGGGCGCGCCCCCCTGGGCGGGGTCCCCGGTGCTGTCTGTCCTTACGTCAGTGGACGTCATACCTTCCGTGTGACCCCGTCCGGCGATTTCACTCCGCCCAAGGCGAGGGATTACGCCAGATCCTGTACGGGCGGGAGCCGTTGGGCCGCTTCAGGCGCCCGTGACGCCGTCCAGCCGCTCCCTCAGGAGGTCCGCGTGCCCGATGTGGCGCGCGTACTCGGCGATCATGTGGACGTGCACCGTACGCAGTGAGTAGACCGTGCCGCGCCGGGTGAAGGTGGTGTCGAGCGATGCGCCCGCCGCCATCTCGTCGGCCAGGCGGATCTCCTCGATCAAACGGGCGTAGTCCTCGGGGGCGCGGTCGGGCGACAGGTCCTCGAAGTCGGCGTCCTTGCCCTTCTCCGCGCCGTACATCGGGGGCAGTGGCAGTCCGCCGAGCCCCTCGCGGAACCAGATGCGTTCCACCTTGGCCATGTGCCGGATCAGGCCGAGGAGGGTGAGGTTGGACGGCTCGACGGTCTGCTCGGCAAGTTGTTCGCCCGTCAGGCCCGCACATTTCTGCAGCAGTGTGCCGCGGTAGAAGGCCAGGAAGCCGGTCAGTGTCTCTCGTTCGCCGCCGGTGAGCGATCCGGTGGCGCGGGTGGCCTCGGGGGCTGTCCATGTCATCGCATGATCATGCCTTTCGCCAGGTGGTTCGCACCAGGCCGGGCGTCCGGCGGGGACGAGCGGGGTTCCGGCCGCCGGCTGAAGGCCGGCGGCCGGAACCCCTGGGTACTGCTGTCACTCACTCCAGGAGGTCTGCGTACGCTCCCAGAGCCAGTGCGACGTCGGTCTGCGCCCAGAACCGGTGGTAGGTGAAGACCGGAGCGGCTCCGCCGTCCAGATAGGCCTGCACCTTCGGCCAGTTCGGGTCGTCCTTGTAGAAGGACCGGATGGAGAGGAACGTCGAGTCGTTGTCGACGGTGTCCCCGTTGGGCATGGCGCCCGTCCAGCCGTTCGGGACGTACACCGGGTCGTCGAAACGGTTGTAGTCGGCGCGGGTCTCCGGAACCGCGATGCCCGCGTCGTC contains:
- a CDS encoding GNAT family N-acetyltransferase; this encodes MAVLERLRPDHAPALLAFERQNRGYFAASIPDRGDDFFTGFDARHTELLAEQAAGLLHFHVLVDGGGAVLGRVNLVDVAGGSAELGYRIAEHAAGRGLATSGVREVCALALDRYGLTALRAETTVDNAGSRAVLARTGFVETGAITLVGKPGLRFTRDLVEAGH
- a CDS encoding PepSY domain-containing protein, producing MRFEPRRNKTVSPRTRRLRVAGGALCAAALAATLVTGCGQESGDKTAAETSEAAKVLPNQTTSPSGSVSGSPSGTAQLTEDQTERKDLLSTVKVTYDKAATTAVGEVSGGKLTDLDLEGLDDEDDASGSPSPSGSPSPSGSPSASGSPSPSGSSAGPKWVAEVAEKDGTAHNVTIDAVSGAVIDSGPDADQSDADKQELADQLSKATQTPQQAAKVATDKTQGWVTSIGLDENDSNVLVWQVDVVTKDWNKTTFDVDAAKGTITDEQIDDD
- a CDS encoding DUF5133 domain-containing protein; translation: MLMANPATLRNLVKRYETLRNAHARLGTSESSRQLEDVSYTLCVTTGTRAVPDALAAASAQLSAVPSAGSLGTAAGPAEVQLTA
- a CDS encoding DUF6296 family protein encodes the protein MDYPESYELIFQAGGAEDDVVAVHLTARSGAGGYPVYEDETGIVRAEISERGEVRMQASGGHQVLGVPLLARPLSPGGTPRGAD
- a CDS encoding DeoR/GlpR family DNA-binding transcription regulator codes for the protein MYAPERQQEILRIAGESGRVDVLSLAEQFQVTAETVRRDLKALDRAGLLRRVHGGAIPAGRLGFEPDLAERDTVAADEKDRIAAAALGELPTEGNIIIDAGTTTVRLAAAVPIDSRLTVVTHALPVAARLSDHPGIALHLVGGRVRHRTRAAVDAWALSAYAEINADVVFLATNGFSPEGGLTTPDLAEAAVKRAVIAAARRVVLLADSGKSGQEHFARFGDLSHVDLLITDTGLSPEDARAIESRGTEVVRA
- the pfkB gene encoding 1-phosphofructokinase yields the protein MILTVTPNPSLDRTYELPGLTRGAVLRATADRVDPGGKGVNVSRAVAAAGHRTVAVAPLGGPEGALLARLLGERGIEAAGVPIAGSTRVNITLVEPDGALTKVNAPGPDITPAEAERLLDTVRVRSAGADWIACCGSLPRGLSPRWYAELVARGRRAGLRIALDTSGAALMAALPERPDVIKPNTQELSEAVGRPLATVGEALKAAQELCELGARSVLASLGAVGQLLVEPSGAYFAVARVDAVRSDVGAGDASLAGFLSAGGTGRAALSAAVAHGAAAVQLPGSAMPTPADLDPSAVVTTADVPLDLALTERSP
- a CDS encoding PTS fructose transporter subunit IIABC produces the protein MSELITADLVDLDLSAETKSAAARSLAGRMVAAGRVTDLDGFLADVAAREAQMPTGLDGGIGIPHCRSEHVTTPTLAFGRSARGIDFGAPDGPADLVFLIAAPTGADDDHLTILSGLARRLMDPGFTGALRAETDPAAAAALVRGEEAAAPAAGTEDAVAAAPETTEPFRVVAVTSCPTGIAHTYMAAESLEAAARAQGVVLHVETQGSAGFERLDPAVIAAADAVIWAHDVDVRERARFAGKPVVDTGVKAGINRPAELIAEARRKAERGEVGRIAGPGDETGTGPEGASANLGVRLRTYLMSGVSYMVPFVAAGGLLIALSFAIGGYEIASAKSVADHFVWGEAAGWAALLNQIGTAAFGFLVPVLAGYIAYGMADRPALVPGFVGGSVALTVDAGFLGGLVAGLLAGAVVMAIQRVKVHPTLRGIMPVLVIPLLASIAVGFLMFIVVGKPIASLQNALTDWLNGLSGSNAVILGVVLGLMMCFDMGGPLNKVAYAFAVGGLADPTPGSLKVMAAVMAAGMVPPLAMALATTVRRGLFTRTERENGRAAWVLGASFITEGAIPFAAADPLRVIPSVMAGGAVTGALSMAFGCTLRAPHGGVFVVPLIGEPFLYLLAIAVGTAVSTALVVVLKGMRRTPASAAPADDGSGVAVAV
- a CDS encoding HPr family phosphocarrier protein — its product is MYQRTVSVGSRSGLHARPASLFVQAAVRQPVPVTVGREGNTPVDARSMLSVLALAAQHGDLLVLSAEGESAPDAVDVLATLLSEDLDGKD
- a CDS encoding protein-tyrosine phosphatase family protein, which encodes MTELWDAAGEGVLPLPSGRLVRGRGLRRPLPEGAEPTFAVHLLGGPPPPVAWESRWLRWPDFRLPADRKAARSVLREAWSRAPGERVEVACGGGRGRTGTALACLAVLDGVPAEEAVAYVRRNYHPKAVETPWQRRYVVRFAGG
- a CDS encoding DUF2000 domain-containing protein yields the protein MTDDNAPVRFDTKIAVLLRDDLETWQRLNVTAFLVSGLGTRLPEVIGEPYADADDTPYLPMFRQPVLVFAGSKELLTSAHGKAVGRGVTTAVFTSDLFATGHDEANRAAVRAVRRDTMDLVGLAVYGPRNAVDKILKGASMHP
- a CDS encoding helix-turn-helix transcriptional regulator codes for the protein MGARPDITAWRPRVEGIDEVFHAHFADHAYPMHTHDAWTLLIVDEGMVRYDLDRHEHGAPSSVVTLLPPHVPHNGGAATPGGFRKRVLYLNTSQIDADLVGRAVDRPVLRDPLLRRRVDQLHRTLERPGDEMEAQSRLALVSERLAGHLRDESVSPRVPDRRIAYALRDLLDEHVVEGVTLREAAERLHSHHTHLVRAFGQEFGMAPHQYLTGRRVDLARRLLLGGMRLPEVAASAGFYDQSHFSRHFKRVVGTSPGHYARP
- a CDS encoding mycothiol transferase; this encodes MNSAGILADAFDRVHEAVHTAVEGLPAEDLNARLDADANSIAWLVWHLTRVQDDHVADAAGTEQIWFAQDWASRFELPLEKGATGYGHSSAQVGSVRVASPDLLLGYFDAVSEQTLDFVRGLDGRALDRVVDDSWSPPVTLGVRLISVIADDLQHAGQAAFVRGALERR
- a CDS encoding DUF4230 domain-containing protein, whose product is MTSTDVRTDSTGDPAQGGAPRRRARTRGCLPFAGVCAAALVLLLLGSRLSLIPGLGDLFEEKTNDRSGPAVLKSVQDMSAYEAASGNFQVVVDLEKDAKYLPDAIRGTRTLYVGAGTVGASVDLGKVGADGVTVNEDRTTAELVLPHAVLGKPALDPDRSYAVSKQRGILDRLGDFFSDNPGSEQAVNKLAAKHIGEAAEESGLRKRAEKNTTSMLQGLLGSLGFEKVTVRYSDPPG
- a CDS encoding DinB family protein, which produces MTWTAPEATRATGSLTGGERETLTGFLAFYRGTLLQKCAGLTGEQLAEQTVEPSNLTLLGLIRHMAKVERIWFREGLGGLPLPPMYGAEKGKDADFEDLSPDRAPEDYARLIEEIRLADEMAAGASLDTTFTRRGTVYSLRTVHVHMIAEYARHIGHADLLRERLDGVTGA